From a region of the Panicum virgatum strain AP13 chromosome 2K, P.virgatum_v5, whole genome shotgun sequence genome:
- the LOC120696271 gene encoding probable pectinesterase/pectinesterase inhibitor 21 produces MSKGAIIGASTVLVVAVVAAVCVVSFKGNSSKGEGEGDGNLSMSVKSVKAFCQPTDYQQTCEAELSKAAGNATSPTDLAKAIFAVTSDKIHKAISESATLNELKNDKRTSGALQNCKELLEYAIDDLKATFDKLGGFEMTNFKKAIDDLKTWLSAALTYQDTCLDGFANATTTEASAKMQNALNASQELTEDILAVVDQFSDTLGGLSVGRRLLGEDGMPSWMPAEGGSRRLLEEASPSSPDFKPNVTVAADGSGDVNTIKEALDRVPPKNAAMYVVYVKAGTYKEYVSVGRPQTNVAFIGDGADKTIITGNKNFKMNLTTKDTATMEAIGNGFFMKGVRVENTAGAENHQAVALRVQSDQAVFYQCTFDGYQDTLYTHAQRQFFRDCTVTGTIDFIFGNSQVVIQNCLIQPRKPMANQANIITAQGRRDKRSVGGTVLHNCTIEPHPDFKAEAGGKIATYLARPWKEYSRTLYIQNDIGGFIDPKGWLEWNGDFGLETLFYAEVDNRGAGADMSKRAKWGGIKTVTYAEAQKEYTVEVFIQGQHFIPKFGVPYIPGLLPQAQQGRTH; encoded by the exons ATGAGCAAAGGTGCTATCATCGGCGCGTCGACCGTCCTTGTGGTGGCCGTTGTCGCCGCCGTGTGCGTGGTGTCCTTCAAGGGCAACTCCAGcaagggcgagggcgagggcgatgGCAATCTCTCCATGTCCGTCAAGTCCGTCAAGGCCTTCTGCCAGCCCACCGACTACCAGCAGACCTGCGAGGCGGAGCTGAGCAAGGCCGCCGGCAACGCCACCTCCCCCACCGACCTCGCCAAGGCCATCTTCGCCGTCACCTCCGACAAGATCCACAAGGCCATCAGCGAGTCGGCCACCCTCAACGAGCTCAAGAACGACAAGCGCACCTCGGGCGCGCTCCAGAACTGCAAGGAGCTGCTCGAGTACGCCATCGACGACCTCAAGGCCACCTTCGACAAGCTCGGCGGCTTCGAGATGACCAACTTCAAGAAGGCCATCGACGACCTCAAGACCTGGCTCTCCGCCGCGCTCACCTACCAGGACACCTGCCTCGACGGCTTCGCCAACGCCACCACAACCGAGGCATCGGCCAAGATGCAGAACGCGCTCAACGCGTCGCAG GAGCTCACCGAGGACATCCTGGCCGTGGTGGACCAGTTCTCCGACACGCTGGGGGGCCTCAGCGTGGGGAGGCGGCTGCTGGGCGAGGACGGCATGCCTTCCTGGATGCCGGCCGAGGGCGGCAGCAGGCGGCTCCTGGAGGaggcgtcgccgtcgtcccCCGATTTCAAGCCCAACGTGACGGTGGCGGCggacggcagcggcgacgtcaATACCATCAAGGAGGCGCTGGACAGGGTGCCGCCCAAGAACGCGGCCATGTACGTGGTGTACGTCAAGGCCGGGACGTACAAGGAGTACGTCTCCGTGGGGCGGCCCCAGACGAACGTGGCCTTCATCGGCGACGGCGCCGACAAGACCATCATCACGGGGAACAAGAACTTCAAGATGAACCTGACGACCAAGGACACGGCCACCATGGAGGCCATCGGGAACGGCTTCTTCATGAAGGGGGTGCGGGTGGAGAACACGGCGGGGGCGGAGAACCACCAGGCGGTGGCGCTGCGGGTGCAGAGCGACCAGGCGGTGTTCTACCAGTGCACCTTCGACGGGTACCAGGACACGCTGTACACGCACGCGCAGCGGCAGTTCTTCAGGGACTGCACGGTCACGGGGACCATCGACTTCATATTCGGAAACTCGCAG GTGGTGATCCAGAACTGCCTCATCCAGCCCCGCAAGCCTATGGCGAACCAGGCCAACATCATCACCGCGCAGGGGCGGCGCGACAAGCGCTCGGTGGGCGGCACCGTGCTGCACAACTGCACCATCGAGCCGCACCCGGACTTcaaggcggaggccggcggcaagATCGCGACGTACCTGGCGCGGCCCTGGAAGGAGTACTCGCGCACGCTCTACATCCAGAACGACATCGGCGGCTTCATCGACCCCAAGGGCTGGCTCGAGTGGAACGGCGACTTCGGCCTCGAGACGCTCTTCTACGCGGAGGTGGAcaaccgcggcgccggcgccgacatGAGCAAGCGCGCCAAGTGGGGCGGCATCAAGACCGTCACCTACGCCGAGGCGCAGAAGGAGTACACCGTCGAGGTCTTCATCCAGGGCCAGCACTTCATACCAAAGTTCGGAGTGCCATACATACCGGGATTGCTGCCGCAGGCGCAGCAAGGAAGGACGCACTGA